ccttaatttttataaatcctaaatattgaatttatgtaGATACTAACCTGATTTTCACTCAATTCGAATAAGTCTGTGACATCTTCATTGCCATTGACTTTAATTATTTGCTCTATTTCTTTGGCTTTCCCTTTTGAATTACCCAGAACTTCTATAttgataaaaacatttttctgtGTAATAAAGTAATATGTATtgcatgtattgtatatatttaacatcAACAACCTCTACCTCATCAACATCCATCGAAGCATTTGTTTCTTCACTTATTTTATAATCCCCTAATAATTCCAGATCATATCCGTCTGACAAATCCAAATGTACGTACTCTACATGTTTTCCGAATTTGTCTAAAGTTAAAAACATTCTGTCGCAAAACATGCAATTGAGGAAATACTCCCTTTTTCCCTCTGTGAAGGAAGCGGTAACCTCGCCACACTTCTGTACGGAAATATCCATACTTCTAGTGaccaataaaactaaataaatgaaagtttttcTTTAATGTATATTATAACTAACAGGGATTATCACTGATCACCAATATGCTATTTACGATTGTTTACAACGTATGTTAGATATGACAATTTgagtaattatattttatcgatttttaaaACAACGATAGATCACCCATGAGTAGAGATTTATTATCGGATTTTAAATTTACctaaaactataaaaacttAACATAGAGCATACAACATTGCGGAGATTTGTGtatcacttttttcttaaattaattatcCATAATCTTTATTACCACTTAAATCATTCAACCCTTCTGCTCCATTTCTAATGGTACTTACTAATGAAGTGCCATGAGACTTCATATGTCCACTAAGACCGGCATATTGGGCAAAATTTTTTCcacatattttacatttatatttcttttcctttGAGTGAATTTGCTTATGTTGATGTAAGTACTTAGTCGAAGTGAAAGCTTTTCCACAAACATTACAAATCTTGTCGCGAACATTCAAATGTGCCTTCATGTGCACATTTAATTTGCGTTTTTCGTAGAATGTTTTTGAACACATGTTGCATTTATAATTAGGTCGTTTCTGATGTCGGCGCATATGGGTATCGAAGAAACTCCATCTGCGATATGATTGACCACATACCTCACAACAATATGGTTTTTCCCCAGTGTGATTCCTCATATGCACATTTAAATCTGTCGATGTTGCATACCTCTTCTTACATACATCGCATTCGAATTCGAATTCACGTGTGTGTCGCCGCAGGTGTACGGTAAAATTACCCACCGTCAAGAAACCGTGATTGCACATGGGACATGTAAACGGCATGGAACCAGTATGTGCTGACAAATGTATGCGATATCTGTCATACCCATTTAGAATTTCTTCACACACATTACATTTAAATGGTCCGACGTTATCTTCCAAGAATTTAATGTTGTTATAGTACTTACAAATTGGTTTGAATGGCTCATTTGTTAAGTCGCATTGCAATTGACGACGTTTTTCCTGTATGCAGGAGTGACGTATTCCATATATTCTTTTCTGCAATTCATCCAACGAAAAACTTAAACCTATATTTGCTTTGAGAGTATCCTGCATATTCATAATAGATTCCTGTCGTCGGTTCCTAAACCTATAGTTAATATGTTGGACATCCCAAAGGTTCGGAAAACTACTATATATTTGGATTAGGTCCAAGTTCTGTTCATCCGTAAGATCTGAAAAAGGTAGCACCGGCTTTTCATTGGAAACAATTTTAGGTacctatgtaaaaaaaaaaaaaaatataattacaaatcatgattacaaaatcaaaatattcttCCTTGCATATGCTGCTTACTCGTTTTCTACGATTCTTATAATTAATAGTGGCATGTAAGAATGTCACCTTGTCGAAATACCAAGGACGATTATGAATTTTTCGTTTGGATTCCGAAAAAGGTTGGCTTAACAATGCACTTCGAATTTCACATCGCATTTTTCGTATTTGGCTACTTATCATTTTCCAGTCAAAGTTTGATTGACAGGCATGATTAACATTGATCGCAATATCTTTCAAAGCTTCCTCACGTTTTTTCCGATTTTTGGCTAATGCGTCTTTGCTGTCCCATAGCAATCGGTGCCTCTCATATTCTGCTATTAGTGCAgaagttaataatttatttttatcttcatCAAAAATATCTGCATTTTGATCCTGTCAcgaaatatgtaagatatataaaatgtggtatttttttttgtttattgttaaaaaccagaaaaattcggtatatgtatagtttaggtcccccaacgaaGGAAACCgccaaagttttaattttttttaatcgccttattttaagaaaaaaagtttaatttaaaaattactttgcaCACCCATATTTCATTAGCGgccttcaaaataaataaactggtCAGTCCAACATCGGGGTGCGCGTAGTTCTTTTGCATGCAGAAaggtttttcgaaaatttcaaaaatttaaatagttatcgaataaaaatcgattttctgcTCACGAATTTGTCATCTTTGCGTCATaagacgattaaaaaaaaaaaattcgcgtCCTCCTTTGGGGGACCGAAACTATAAATTTACCAAAAGTTCTTTTGTTCTTTTCCACATTTTCTCTAATTTAGTACATTCCGGAATTTACTTTACTTACGAATTCCACTGTGCACTCAGTGCAATcacgggaaaactttagtataacgtcccacgctttcggggataaaatgggtatgggcggatagaggagatcctccagatcaagaatatatatagatatagccgcgggaaacttatagttttcgagatatttaggtttaaagttcaaaattttgactatttaaagtacgcatttttcccatttcgaatgggttatacacttatattttccacttttatatcgactaacacttcactaattcgtttgtacacatttattttacattatatagtgcaaaaatagtttaattcaataattaaattattgttaaattctattaattctgacaataacaaaagggttgcaaaatttcaaataaccagtgttaccttatcgacatcttttgtaattgaactgaaagaaattaacacagacaataccccaaatacaggaatccaaaacctagagaaataaactattacaaagcattgatgttaagtattatgttataccctctatgacaatattactttttcaaaaaaaataacccttgccggtccaacaccggggtgtatcaaaataattttcgcgcagaacttctttttgcgttggcggccttcggccgcgcttgaaaaaaataaccctggtcggtccaacaccggggtgtatcaaggtttttttgcgcagaactcctttttgggttggcggccttcggccgcgcttcaaaaaaataaccctggtcgatccaacaccggggtggatcaaggtttttttgcgcagaacttctttttgcgttggcggccttcggccgcgcttcaaaaaaataaccctggtcgatccaacaccggggtggatcaaggtttttttgcgcagaactcctttttgcgttggcggccttcggccgcgcttcaaaaaaataaccctggtcgatccaacaccggggtggatcaaggtttttttgcgcagaacttatttttgggttggcggccttcggccgcgcttcaaaaaaaataaccctggtcgatccaacaccggggtgtatcaaagtttttacgcgcagaaattctgtttgcgttgtttcctgtatctagggtacaatctctctgtttattttatttttcttcgtttaccaaatatattagtatggcaacactgatgttttgacattcacaaccattttgttattgtcaaaattaataaaattgaagaatgatttaaatattgaaataaagctatttttgcagcatctaatataaaaaaaatttctaaaaacgaattagtcaagtgttagtggatataaaagtgataaatacaagtgtataattcattttaaatagcaaaaatacgtactttaaatagttgaaattttcaactttaaacgtaaatatctcgaaaactataagtttcccgcggctatatctatatatattcttgatctggaggatctcctctatccgcccatacccattttatccacgaaagcgtgggacgttattctaaagccgacccgcaATCACTTTCTAAATAATCGTCGCCTTCTATAGGAATTTTTTGCACACAAATATCAGTTGTAGAAATAGATATTTCATCAGCATAAGAGCGCGCTTTCAAAGGATCTTCAATTTCCtatttaaaaaagtgttttttgttgCATATTGGCGTACCATAAATATAATGGGACTTACttttgaataattaattttatgcacGTCTTTATGTTTAGTATTTAcatgaatttcaaaaatgtcCAATTGCAAAACAATATAGTCGCAGAAATCACAGATTAAATAAAATCTTTCCTTTCCTTCAACCCAAGATGTTTTGATTTCCCcacattttcgaaaatttaatgtttcttttTCATCTAGTTgcatcttttattattttaaacaatcTAATGACAATATTAATGCTTTaacttattaataatatttcgaCTGTGAATGAATATTGTTCTTTTTCGATGTCACATTCACAACAGTTGTTCAATAATTAATAACTATTAATTCATTCTAGCATGTCTGAAGATTCAATAATTTAATGTGacgaattttttatgaaattaaagtataaacaaaaacatataaaaatttttaaataacaccttcatttatacgtatgtatatataccaaatCGTCACGTTATTGTAAATTAGTAACGATATATTTATCGATTGTATCATCTTTAGTTAAATAGCTCGAATTGTCAAGATTTACGAAATTGTGCCAAACAAAATCAGACACAACCgagaaaattctaaaaaaatatttgttaaacagctttgtcaaataaaacgtAATATACTCACATCCTTCAAATagtaaaattctataaatattttctatgttatagtataaTCCATCGAACTGATTATTGTAACAGAATTGCGAATTCAATTTCCTCATAAGCAAATCAATTTCATCAGATAAAAATGTTGTTGCGCTTTGCGTTATCTACTATGCCCGTTCGGGCTGGATTGAAAACAGTGGCACTCTCAAATGTAATAAGATGTGGTCCACTAGAGTCGCGATTACAAAATTCCTTAAAatcttataatttaaatatatcgaGAAGTTATGCTCGGGGTCCAACTCGCGGTCCATATACTCGCAGCGAAACCGGGCGTGCACCAACATTAAAGGAAAAGCTTATGGGTCCTCCTTccgaaaatggtaaaaaaatgttaaacccTTACGCTAGTAACAATTTGTGTActgtattttatacatttttagcatACTCAATTGGAAAAGGAGCAGCGGCTGGAGCATCAGCAATAGGACTGGGAGCATTATGTTTCTATGGTCTTGGATTAAATAAAGACCCAAGTATTTACACTAACTCAATGTAagatataaattgaaataaatatatggttatacatttatagatatatatatatttaaggttATGGCCGGAGTACGTTCGCGATCGAATTCACGCAACCTACGGGTACTTTGGTGCGTCATGCGCTATAACTGCAGGGGCGGCCTTAGCTGTCTTTCGATCTCCTCGACTGCTTTCACTAGTGACAAGGAGTGGATGGATGGTGAGTTTCAAAatgttacataatatataatggaaaattttaaatacgcaATCAATTAGTCCATGTTGGGCACATTTGCTCTTATGATTGGTACTGGTGCTCTAACCCAATCTATCGAATACCAACCCGGTGTTGGCCCGAAACAAATAGCCTGGGCTTTGCACTGTGCTGTTTTAGGTGCTGTAGTTGCACCAATGTGTTTCCTTGGTGGACCGATTCTTACTAGGGCAGCTTTATACACCGCCGGCATAGTAGGAGGGCTTTCAACAGTAGCAGTATGTGCACCGAgtgacaaatttttatatatgggtGGTCCTTTGGCAGTAGGCCTTGGGTTGGTGTTTGCATCATCCCTGGCTTCAATGTGGTTGCCCCCAACCACAGCTTTGGGAGCTGGTATGTACAATTATCTAAAAGTTTATTGaaacaaaatgtattattatatatggttTAGGTTTGGCATCGATGTCCCTTTATGGTGGATTAATACTTTTCGGAGGATTTTTACTTTATGACACACAACGTATAGTGCGATACGCAGAGAACCACCCACAAATTTTTGTAAAGCCATATGATCCTATAAACGcgtaagtatttattatttaaaatataaatggaaATGATTTTATATCAAGGCAATATTGTTTATAGATGTCTGTCGATTTACATGGATacgataaatatatttattcgaaTTGCAACAATATTAGCGGGTGGTGGAGGAAATCGTCGTCGCTAAGCTCTATAATTAATACCTAACGTAATAAGCTCGATTCCTAATCTAAAAAGCTCGCTTTAACAGTATGCAATGTATTTcgttaattattttcaataaacacAGTTAGAATATTATGTACAGATTAGTATCAATGCCAAACGGTTTGTATATTTGCTCTTATGTAAAATGATAATAAAGAGTAAACTCAATACAAATTTATGAAAACttagaaatatatgaaaatcatataaaaatataatacaataactaTCTTCTTTTTCAGCGTAATTGCATGTAGGCATTAGTATTtgagtaaatatgtaaaacatttcataattattgaacatctttttttatcattatttgaaaatctttttcGAGATATATTGGTTGGCAACTAATAGCGGatttcttaaaaaatcaaagaattttttcatggaactaaataactttattctggaATGTATTGtccattttgatcaatgaccttttgccatatttcaggcagcatcataatcccacgtttataaaacttctggtttttattagcaaaaaactgaatcaggtacgatttgacatcatcatcattattgaaatttttaccattcaaggagttttgtaaggatcgaaacaaaaagtaatccgatggtgcaaggtcaggactatatggtggatgtggcaaaacatcccaacaaagctccaataatttttgccgaatgaccaaagatgtgtgtggccttgcattgtcatgatggaatacaacaccttttcgatttatcaattcgggccgcttttcttcaattgcattgtttaatttcgttagttgttcaatgtagacaacagaattgatcgtttggttgggtggtaagagttcaaagtagacaactcctttataatcccaccaaactgataacaaaaccttcttttgatgaataccagcttttgatgttgtttgagctggttcacctggcctgctccacgatcttttccgctcgatattgttgtaaacaacccattttacatcgccagttatcattcgttttaaaaatggataattttcattacgtttctttagcaaatcgcagctgttaatgcgttgcgttaaatgcgtttctttcagttcgtgaggaacccatgtatcgagtttttgaacatagcctagttgttttaagtgattttcaatgcatgtatgtgatacctgaagcttctctgcaatctcacgtgttgtactgtgacgatccgaatcgattattgctttgattaggtcgtcatcaacttcaactggacgaccagagcgcttttcatctttgagtgaaaaatcaccagaacgaaatttggcaaaccaattttgacactgccgttctttaATGGCTTCGTtgccataaacagcacataactttttgtgagcttgcgatgcgtttttccctttgcgaaaataaaaaagcaaaatatgacgaaaatgttccttttgattttccatttttcaacAAACGCCAAACGATACctacgcaaccgatcaaaaaacttttttttactgattgacagctgaattggcgactatcaaataacaaaatgtgttttacatttggaccattgtataaatctacttatctaggcttatacaatgttttggactacgccagcaaacctaaaaattcaactaaagccatctatgagtgaaatccgcaattacttagttgccaacccaatatatCGGtagaatttatatttgttactCTCTATGTTATATCTGAAATATTTAgaatgtaattttcttgtttgCACATAAACGACGCGAGGAAGAATTGAGTATTTAAAAGAATTGAAAAGTGATAAagctaatttcaataataaattttttaatatacaggaACCCACCTGCCATAAGAGACAAACtgtgaataatttatttgtttcaattttatattattgtgaaTATCAAAGTGTGGTCCAACCAAACAACCGACCGGCTTAAAACAGATTGTgctaatattataaacaaaaattataatcttaaaaaatatatttactgtgGACACTTACAAAAagagatttaatttttaaaaaggtaATTTTCTGtcagtaaaataacattaaaataaaatatattcagaaTATAGTTATGCATACATACGCAATTTGGGTGTAGCGTCTGGCTGCAATATTCAgatcaatataatataattttttgttttgaaacttATTTATACAGATAAAAATGGAGAAACGATTTTTGGAAAATCCATTTCCTGACTATATCAGTCCTGAAAGTACACCTATAGTTCTGGATGACGAACACGTTAAGAATCTTATTTGCACATATATAGATGCAATCATGGAATGCTGTCAAATAGGCAATGCAGAGGAAGATCATAGAGGAGATTTATACGTAGGAAATGCTGGAATTGCCTTTATGTTCTGGAAATTATCAAGATCGGAAAATACTAAAGATCTTTATCCGGCACTTGAACACGCAGAAACTTTTATACGGAATGCTAAATGCAACGCAGATCGATACAAAAAACGTTCAGCAGAAAGGTATTCTTTTTTGTGTGGAAATGCTGGGATTTTTGCTGTATCCGCAGCAATCTCCCATGATCTAAAACATATGGAAGAGTTGTCCGACGACTTGACAAGTTTTAAGTCCGGCATACCATCCAGCAAAGAATTTATGCATACTAAATATGGTTGCGATGAAGTTCTAGTAGGCCGAGCTGGTTTTTTGTCTGGATGTTATTGGCTTAATGATATACTTTGtgagaaaaaaattactgaTGACGACATAATATCTATTTGTCAAATGATAATTacctatgtaaaaaaaaaaaaaaatataattacaaatcatgattacaaaatcaaaatattcttCCTTGCATATGCTGCTTACTCGTTTTCTACGATTCTTATAATTAATAGTGGCATGTAAGAATGTCACCTTGTCGAAATACCAAGGACGATTATGAATTTTTCGTTTGGATTCCGAAAAAGGTTGGCTTAACAATGCACTTCGAATTTCACATCGCATTTTTCGTATTTGGCTACTTATCATTTTCCAGTCAAAGTTTGATTGACAGGCATGATTAACATTGATCGCAATATCTTTCAAAGCTTCCTCACGTTTTTTCCGATTTTTGGCTAATGCGTCTTTGCTGTCCCATAGCAATCGGTGCCTCTCATATTCTGCTATTAGTGCAgaagttaataatttatttttatcttcatCAAAAATATCTGCATTTTGATCCTGTCAcgaaatatgtaagatatataaaatgtggtatttttttttgtttattgttaaaaaccagaaaaattcggtatatgtatagtttaggtcccccaacgaaGGAAACCgccaaagttttaattttttttaatcgccttattttaagaaaaaaagtttaatttaaaaattactttgcaCACCCATATTTCATTAGCGgccttcaaaataaataaactggtCAGTCCAACATCGGGGTGCGCGTAGTTCTTTTGCATGCAGAAaggtttttcgaaaatttcaaaaatttaaatagttatcgaataaaaatcgattttctgcTCACGAATTTGTCATCTTTGCGTCATaagacgattaaaaaaaaaaaattcgcgtCCTCCTTTGGGGGACCGAAACTATAAATTTACCAAAAGTTCTTTTGTTCTTTTCCACATTTTCTCTAATTTAGTACATTCCGGAATTTACTTTACTTACGAATTCCACTGTGCACTCAGTGCAATCACTTTCTAAATAATCGTCGCCTTCTATAGGAATTTTTTGCACACAAATATCAGTTGTAGAAATAGATATTTCATCAGCATAAGAGCGCGCTTTCAAAGGATCTTCAATTTCCtatttaaaaaagtgttttttgttgCATATTGGCGTACCATAAATATAATGGGACTTACttttgaataattaattttatgcacGTCTTTATGTTTAGTATTTAcatgaatttcaaaaatgtcCAATTGCAAAACAATATAGTCGCAGAAATCACAGATTAAATAAAATCTTTCCTTTCCTTCAACCCAAGATGTTTTGATTTCCCcacattttcgaaaatttaatgtttcttttTCATCTAGTTgcatcttttattattttaaacaatcTAATGACAATATTAATGCTTTaacttattaataatatttcgaCTGTGAATGAATATTGTTCTTTTTCGATGTCACATTCACAACAGTTGTTCAATAATTAATAACTATTAATTCATTCTAGCATGTCTGAAGATTCAATAATTTAATGTGatgaattttttatgaaattaaagtataaacaaaaacatataaaaatttttaaataacaccttcatttatacgtatgtatatataccaaatCGTCACGTTATTGTAAATTAGTAACGATATATTTATCGATTGTATCATCTTTAGTTAAATAGCTCGAATTGTCAAGATTTACGAAATTGTGCCAAACAAAATCAGACACAACCgagaaaatt
The sequence above is drawn from the Bactrocera oleae isolate idBacOlea1 chromosome 5, idBacOlea1, whole genome shotgun sequence genome and encodes:
- the LOC106622360 gene encoding uncharacterized protein, translated to MQLDEKETLNFRKCGEIKTSWVEGKERFYLICDFCDYIVLQLDIFEIHVNTKHKDVHKINYSKEIEDPLKARSYADEISISTTDICVQKIPIEGDDYLETWDVILKFSRDCTECTVEFDQNADIFDEDKNKLLTSALIAEYERHRLLWDSKDALAKNRKKREEALKDIAINVNHACQSNFDWKMISSQIRKMRCEIRSALLSQPFSESKRKIHNRPWYFDKVTFLHATINYKNRRKRVPKIVSNEKPVLPFSDLTDEQNLDLIQIYSSFPNLWDVQHINYRFRNRRQESIMNMQDTLKANIGLSFSLDELQKRIYGIRHSCIQEKRRQLQCDLTNEPFKPICKYYNNIKFLEDNVGPFKCNVCEEILNGYDRYRIHLSAHTGSMPFTCPMCNHGFLTVGNFTVHLRRHTREFEFECDVCKKRYATSTDLNVHMRNHTGEKPYCCEVCGQSYRRWSFFDTHMRRHQKRPNYKCNMCSKTFYEKRKLNVHMKAHLNVRDKICNVCGKAFTSTKYLHQHKQIHSKEKKYKCKICGKNFAQYAGLSGHMKSHGTSLVSTIRNGAEGLNDLSGNKDYG
- the LOC106622352 gene encoding growth hormone-inducible transmembrane protein → MLLRFALSTMPVRAGLKTVALSNVIRCGPLESRLQNSLKSYNLNISRSYARGPTRGPYTRSETGRAPTLKEKLMGPPSENAYSIGKGAAAGASAIGLGALCFYGLGLNKDPSIYTNSMLWPEYVRDRIHATYGYFGASCAITAGAALAVFRSPRLLSLVTRSGWMSMLGTFALMIGTGALTQSIEYQPGVGPKQIAWALHCAVLGAVVAPMCFLGGPILTRAALYTAGIVGGLSTVAVCAPSDKFLYMGGPLAVGLGLVFASSLASMWLPPTTALGAGLASMSLYGGLILFGGFLLYDTQRIVRYAENHPQIFVKPYDPINACLSIYMDTINIFIRIATILAGGGGNRRR